The DNA region GGAGAGGATTTCTGACAGAACCAGGCTTCAGCTAACCGCTTGTATATGAAATTGACTTCCAAAATAACCTAAAAGAATGATCTGTTATTAGATCAGTAACAATGACACTCAGTACAGTAATAAATTATGTTTCTCTCGTCCCGAAAACAGTACACTCGCAGAATGATTTAAAGAGGCTTAACTACTAAAAATATAAGATTCCTAAAAAACAGTATTCATATTGATTTCTTATCTGATTTTTCCAGGTTTCCCCTGGCACGTCCGGACATTTGTTGTAAATGGGTGGCGGCGATGAGGAGGAACAACTTCAAGCCGACAAAGTACAGCAACATCTGCTCGCAGCACTTCACCAAAGACTGCTTCAAGATAGAGTGCAACAACCGAGTGCTGAAGGAGAACGCTGTGCCGTCGCTGTTCACCTTCAACCTCAGCATCAAGGTGAAGAAGCAGGCCGCTCCACTGTCTCCTGTGGTAACGGCAGGCAAAGTTATACTGGAATTAGCCTCTATTCTCCATACATAATCAAAGTGACAAGTGCAAAACAAATTGGTTTTAAACATATATGATCATACAGAAAATGCCCATAGTTAATCAGATTATTTTGTACCTGACAGGCGGAGTCCTTGGAGGATGCCTTCCCCTCAGAGATCCACTTCCCTCTCGCTCTGCCTTTGACATCTGACccggtggaggaagaggaagatgagtcCGAGCCCGGCAGGAGCTGCCTGCCCGACACCCGTTGCGACACGGCGTCTGTCTCCTGTGATC from Scomber scombrus chromosome 15, fScoSco1.1, whole genome shotgun sequence includes:
- the thap1 gene encoding THAP domain-containing protein 1 is translated as MVQTCSAYGCKNRYHKEKDISFHKFPLARPDICCKWVAAMRRNNFKPTKYSNICSQHFTKDCFKIECNNRVLKENAVPSLFTFNLSIKAESLEDAFPSEIHFPLALPLTSDPVEEEEDESEPGRSCLPDTRCDTASVSCDHNYTVEDSARQKKRIEQLEEQLERLRKTLKTTQQKCRRQERQLKRLKATCEAPRTVRELPAAFGEGYVILPKHIYHTLKGIE